One Bartonella tribocorum CIP 105476 genomic window carries:
- a CDS encoding BolA/IbaG family iron-sulfur metabolism protein yields MAMSAHAIETLIREGIPNATVTIRDLAGDGEHYAAEVISESFRGKTRVQQHKMVYDALKGNMGNDLHALMLQTSIPK; encoded by the coding sequence ATGGCAATGAGTGCCCATGCAATTGAAACGCTTATTCGTGAAGGTATTCCCAATGCTACTGTAACAATTCGTGATCTTGCTGGAGATGGAGAACATTATGCTGCAGAAGTTATTTCTGAAAGTTTTCGTGGTAAAACCCGCGTTCAGCAACATAAAATGGTCTATGATGCCCTTAAAGGCAATATGGGAAATGACCTTCATGCCTTAATGTTGCAAACAAGTATCCCAAAATAG